The following proteins are co-located in the Dyadobacter chenwenxiniae genome:
- the rpsG gene encoding 30S ribosomal protein S7: MRKSKPKKRYILPDPKFRDVQVTKFVNNLMYEGKKSIAFTIFYDALELVEKKTSESGLETWRKALNNVTPSVEVKSRRVGGATFQVPTEVRPERKQSLGMKWLINYSRKRGEKTMVDRLAGEIIAAAKGEGAAVKKKDDTHRMADANKAFSHFRF, encoded by the coding sequence ATGAGAAAGTCGAAACCAAAGAAAAGATATATCCTTCCTGATCCAAAGTTCAGGGACGTACAGGTTACCAAGTTCGTTAACAACCTGATGTACGAAGGAAAGAAAAGCATTGCATTCACAATCTTCTACGATGCGTTGGAGTTGGTTGAGAAAAAAACCAGCGAAAGCGGTCTTGAAACTTGGAGAAAAGCATTGAACAATGTAACTCCATCTGTTGAGGTAAAAAGCCGTCGTGTGGGTGGTGCTACATTCCAGGTTCCTACGGAAGTTCGTCCTGAGCGTAAGCAATCACTTGGCATGAAATGGTTGATCAATTATTCACGTAAGCGCGGAGAAAAAACAATGGTGGATCGCCTTGCTGGTGAGATCATTGCTGCTGCAAAAGGTGAAGGAGCTGCTGTTAAGAAGAAAGACGATACGCACCGTATGGCAGATGCCAACAAAGCGTTCTCGCATTTTAGATTCTAG
- the rpsL gene encoding 30S ribosomal protein S12, with protein sequence MPTISQLVRKGRETITWKSKSPALDSCPQRRGVCTRVYTTTPKKPNSALRKVARVRLSNNKEVNAYIPGEGHNLQEHSIVLIRGGRVKDLPGVRYHIIRGALDTAGVNGRKQRRSKYGAKRPKPGQVAAAPTKGKKK encoded by the coding sequence ATGCCAACTATTTCACAATTAGTCCGTAAAGGTAGAGAGACCATTACATGGAAATCAAAGTCACCGGCTTTGGATTCTTGCCCTCAGCGTAGGGGTGTGTGCACCAGGGTGTACACGACAACGCCTAAAAAACCGAACTCAGCGCTTCGTAAAGTGGCCCGTGTTCGTCTTTCAAACAACAAAGAAGTGAATGCCTACATCCCAGGTGAAGGCCACAACTTGCAAGAGCACTCGATCGTTTTGATCCGCGGTGGTCGTGTTAAAGATTTACCAGGTGTGCGTTACCACATTATCCGTGGTGCATTGGATACAGCCGGTGTGAACGGACGTAAACAACGTCGTTCGAAATATGGTGCTAAGCGTCCAAAACCAGGACAAGTTGCGGCAGCACCAACAAAAGGTAAGAAAAAATAA
- a CDS encoding OmpA family protein, which translates to MKLSRSYFTLIISVFTICVYLTGCNSAMQAYKDGQKKFENGEYDLAIKAFEKAAAANIEPVQTDYLIAESYRLSNRFKEAIPFYKKAIDAGLNKPDAKFQYAYALKTAGQYEEASAQYASYAKDTAASQNLQQRALREIEILRIADRLRTTKMDVELKDIPLNTSSSEFGPTILGSELVFSFSKKDKVYKNNGQPMLGLYKVALSEDAGTTQGTPTLLSNEIFDADANEASPAFSPDGKTLVFARGNTGKKNGTLDVDLYLSRNVNGQWTAPAILPINDSLAWDGSPAFSRDGKTLYFASNRAGGAGGIDLYRTNMDASGRFSKPVNMGKDINTAGDDMFPYVAEGGKLYFASDGHPGLGKLDLFSATRTQGVISIENLGLPFNSPQDDFGLVFYQDLNKGFFSSNREGGKGDDDIYYFAGPEEEDSTTIAKNNDPNSPLNPNNPNYINGKPKVVRYFLAGNVVENGSTSTPIDSAVIRIYPDTADTQIAELPSRRDGKFGTQPIEEGKSYSLLVQRKGYISKREPFSMDGRSIPPIFLTKELTDTTFNVTIKLDKLELNKTFVLENIYYDLNKYNIRPDAAIELDKLVQILKDNPTMKIELSSHTDARATDAYNMTLSQNRAESAVTYLNSKGIDADRMVARGYGERELIIPNAKTEEEHQRNRRTEFTILSY; encoded by the coding sequence ATGAAACTTTCCAGAAGTTATTTTACCCTCATAATTAGTGTTTTTACTATATGTGTGTATCTGACCGGCTGCAACTCAGCCATGCAGGCGTATAAAGACGGCCAAAAGAAATTTGAGAATGGTGAATATGATCTGGCAATCAAGGCGTTCGAGAAAGCCGCTGCTGCAAATATAGAGCCGGTTCAAACCGATTATCTTATTGCTGAATCCTATCGTCTTTCAAATCGTTTTAAAGAGGCCATTCCTTTTTACAAAAAAGCCATTGACGCAGGCCTGAATAAGCCCGACGCTAAATTCCAATATGCTTACGCATTGAAAACTGCCGGGCAATACGAAGAAGCTTCTGCTCAGTATGCTTCTTATGCAAAGGACACGGCTGCTTCGCAAAACTTACAGCAAAGAGCGCTCAGAGAAATTGAGATCCTGCGCATTGCTGATCGCTTACGCACCACCAAAATGGATGTCGAGCTAAAGGACATTCCTTTAAACACCTCAAGTTCTGAATTTGGGCCTACTATTCTCGGCAGCGAGCTCGTTTTTTCGTTTTCCAAAAAAGATAAAGTCTATAAGAACAATGGCCAGCCTATGCTAGGCCTTTACAAGGTTGCGCTTTCCGAAGATGCGGGTACCACCCAGGGAACGCCGACTTTATTAAGCAATGAGATTTTTGACGCAGATGCTAATGAAGCATCGCCCGCATTTTCTCCCGACGGGAAAACATTGGTTTTTGCGCGCGGTAACACGGGTAAGAAAAACGGAACACTGGATGTAGACCTTTATCTGAGCCGCAATGTGAACGGACAATGGACTGCCCCTGCCATTTTGCCTATCAATGATTCCCTCGCCTGGGACGGCTCACCGGCTTTTTCTCGTGATGGCAAAACATTATACTTTGCTTCAAATCGTGCAGGTGGCGCGGGCGGAATTGATCTTTACAGAACCAATATGGACGCCTCGGGCCGGTTTAGCAAGCCCGTGAATATGGGAAAAGACATTAACACGGCCGGAGATGACATGTTCCCTTACGTTGCCGAAGGCGGAAAGCTATACTTCGCGTCAGACGGTCATCCAGGTCTTGGAAAGCTGGATTTGTTCTCCGCGACCCGGACGCAAGGTGTGATTAGCATTGAAAACCTCGGCTTGCCTTTTAATAGTCCGCAAGATGATTTCGGACTCGTATTCTATCAGGATTTGAACAAAGGCTTTTTCTCTTCCAACCGGGAAGGCGGCAAGGGTGATGATGACATTTACTATTTCGCAGGACCGGAAGAGGAGGATAGCACAACGATTGCTAAAAACAATGACCCAAACAGCCCGCTGAATCCAAACAATCCTAATTATATCAATGGTAAGCCAAAGGTTGTAAGATATTTCCTGGCTGGCAATGTGGTTGAAAACGGATCAACGTCCACGCCGATTGACTCCGCGGTTATTCGTATTTATCCGGACACGGCCGACACGCAAATTGCAGAGCTTCCATCACGCCGGGATGGAAAATTTGGCACACAGCCTATTGAAGAGGGCAAGTCTTACAGTCTTTTGGTTCAACGCAAAGGTTACATTAGCAAGCGCGAGCCATTCTCGATGGACGGACGCTCGATTCCGCCTATCTTTTTGACCAAAGAACTGACCGACACAACATTCAATGTGACGATTAAACTCGATAAACTGGAATTGAATAAGACATTTGTTCTTGAAAACATCTATTACGATTTGAACAAATACAACATTCGCCCGGATGCGGCAATTGAGCTTGATAAACTGGTGCAAATTTTAAAGGATAACCCAACCATGAAAATTGAGCTGAGTTCCCACACGGATGCACGTGCCACGGATGCCTATAACATGACACTGTCGCAAAACCGGGCCGAATCTGCGGTGACTTATCTGAATAGCAAGGGAATTGATGCCGATCGGATGGTGGCAAGAGGTTATGGAGAGCGGGAGCTGATCATTCCGAATGCAAAAACCGAGGAGGAACATCAGCGTAACCGTCGCACAGAATTCACAATTTTGAGTTACTAA
- a CDS encoding deoxyribodipyrimidine photo-lyase, protein MAQRIIYWFRNDLRLRDNEALFSAVSAASEILPVYVFDPRQFDKTKLHFRRTGTMRGQFLIGAVLELRDRLREKGGDLLIRVGMPENIVAQLAEENNAQYVYTSKEIAPAETRIESSLSKNLKSLNIDIKLFWMDTLMHATDLPFPIAKLPSNFEAYFNEIRDKLRVKQPLTESQSLVLPAQYEAGSVPTLQELGIEESEFINQPLDNGKAGESLAHEILDQYIAEHVKNGKPFESADPLTDTRLSDWLSLGCISARYIYNELKNAHINDAKSDPMIENLLSRDYFHWTLLRYGPRMFKPSGVKHNFLQRWENDNAAYDTWINGQTADNEVNLLMEKLKMTGFLTSSERTLCANYLVNELGVNWTWGAMYFESHLLDYEVSVNWGRWNNIAGVGEN, encoded by the coding sequence ATGGCTCAGCGCATCATCTATTGGTTTCGGAACGACTTGCGGTTACGTGATAATGAAGCTTTGTTTTCCGCAGTTTCGGCAGCGAGCGAGATTTTACCTGTCTACGTTTTCGACCCCAGACAATTTGATAAAACAAAATTACACTTCCGCCGAACCGGCACCATGCGCGGTCAATTCTTGATTGGCGCGGTGCTCGAATTAAGGGATCGCCTGCGGGAAAAAGGCGGTGATTTATTGATCCGCGTCGGTATGCCGGAGAATATCGTTGCTCAGCTTGCGGAAGAAAACAACGCGCAATATGTATACACGAGCAAGGAAATTGCACCGGCTGAAACGCGCATTGAATCTTCTTTAAGTAAAAATTTAAAATCACTGAATATAGACATTAAGCTGTTTTGGATGGATACACTCATGCACGCGACAGACCTGCCCTTCCCAATCGCGAAACTGCCCTCCAATTTTGAAGCTTATTTTAATGAGATCCGAGATAAGCTGCGGGTTAAGCAGCCATTGACAGAGTCCCAAAGTTTGGTTCTTCCCGCGCAATACGAGGCTGGCTCCGTACCCACATTACAGGAATTGGGAATTGAAGAGTCTGAATTTATAAATCAACCTCTGGATAATGGCAAGGCTGGTGAATCGTTAGCACACGAAATTCTTGATCAATATATAGCTGAACATGTAAAAAACGGGAAGCCATTTGAGTCAGCAGATCCGCTTACGGACACCCGCTTGTCGGACTGGCTTTCGCTGGGATGCATTTCCGCCAGATACATCTATAACGAGCTTAAAAATGCACACATCAACGACGCAAAAAGTGACCCAATGATTGAAAATCTGCTTTCCCGGGACTATTTTCATTGGACATTACTGCGTTATGGCCCGCGAATGTTTAAGCCCAGTGGTGTAAAGCACAATTTTCTGCAAAGATGGGAAAACGACAATGCAGCTTATGACACCTGGATCAATGGTCAGACCGCGGATAATGAGGTGAATCTTTTAATGGAAAAACTGAAAATGACAGGCTTTCTAACATCCTCAGAAAGAACATTGTGTGCCAATTATCTGGTAAATGAGCTAGGTGTCAACTGGACTTGGGGTGCCATGTATTTCGAAAGCCACTTGCTGGATTATGAAGTCTCTGTGAACTGGGGACGCTGGAATAACATAGCAGGAGTTGGTGAAAACTAA
- a CDS encoding LemA family protein encodes MSKGLIAVIAVILILGFVGCGKYNGLVSKDEVVKESWAKVESQYQRRADLIPNLVSTVKGAADFEKGTLTAVIEARAKATQTTINAGDLTPENIAKFQGAQDQLSGALSRLLVTVEQYPQLKANQNFLELQAQLEGTENRITVARNDFNTVVKDYNQEVRTFPNNLFAGVFGFAQKGYFTAAAGSEKAPTVQF; translated from the coding sequence ATGTCAAAAGGACTAATTGCAGTTATCGCCGTAATTTTAATTCTCGGGTTCGTAGGCTGCGGTAAATATAACGGCCTCGTAAGTAAAGATGAGGTTGTAAAAGAATCATGGGCCAAAGTGGAAAGTCAATATCAGCGTCGTGCTGACCTTATCCCTAACTTGGTAAGCACTGTTAAAGGAGCTGCCGATTTTGAAAAAGGAACATTAACTGCTGTTATCGAAGCACGTGCAAAGGCCACACAAACCACAATCAATGCAGGCGATCTTACTCCTGAGAACATTGCAAAATTCCAGGGCGCACAAGATCAGTTAAGCGGCGCATTATCCCGCTTGCTTGTCACAGTTGAACAATATCCGCAGCTAAAAGCCAATCAGAACTTCCTTGAATTACAAGCGCAGTTAGAAGGCACTGAAAACCGCATTACGGTTGCCCGCAATGATTTTAACACCGTTGTGAAGGACTATAACCAGGAAGTGCGCACATTCCCGAATAACCTTTTCGCCGGTGTCTTCGGGTTTGCCCAAAAAGGATATTTTACAGCCGCAGCTGGCTCCGAAAAAGCACCGACCGTTCAGTTTTAA
- a CDS encoding TPM domain-containing protein gives MATDSLLFSEKDQQRIIEAIKQAETQTSGEVKVHIEKKCPAPDVMERAKEVFLFLNLHRTALQNGVLFYLAYEDRKFAVLGDKGINEKVPHDFWNSTKDLLKQHFAKGEFIEGLVHGIAEAGFQLKIHFPYNSNDINELPDDISFGK, from the coding sequence ATGGCCACAGATTCACTTCTTTTCTCTGAAAAGGATCAGCAACGCATCATTGAAGCAATAAAGCAAGCTGAAACTCAGACTTCCGGTGAGGTGAAAGTGCATATCGAAAAGAAATGCCCGGCTCCGGACGTAATGGAAAGAGCCAAAGAAGTGTTTCTGTTTCTCAATCTTCACAGGACAGCATTGCAAAATGGTGTCCTGTTTTATCTGGCCTACGAAGACCGCAAATTTGCTGTTTTAGGTGATAAGGGAATTAATGAGAAAGTGCCCCATGATTTTTGGAACAGCACAAAAGACCTGCTTAAACAGCATTTTGCGAAAGGAGAGTTTATAGAAGGATTGGTTCACGGAATTGCCGAAGCAGGCTTTCAATTGAAAATCCATTTTCCATACAACTCCAACGACATCAACGAACTGCCGGACGATATTTCGTTCGGTAAATGA
- a CDS encoding TPM domain-containing protein → MKRILIVFFLVIAAFMNAAAQDIPPKPNPPKLVNDFAKQLSETEKAQLEQKLVAYNDSTSSQIVIVIVPTTGDYPIADYALKIGREWGVGQKDKDNGIVLLWAPTDRKVYISTGYGLEGAIPDAVAKRIISQVITPQFKNGQFYEGLDQGVDMIFKYATGEYKADPKQADEDGSFPPLLIFVIIFIVIMVFMFRNRNNGGGRGGRGGLGGFGGPLFFPYTTHSGGGSFSGNWGGGGGGGGGFGGFGGGSFGGGGAGGDY, encoded by the coding sequence ATGAAGAGAATCCTGATTGTTTTTTTCCTGGTCATAGCCGCATTTATGAATGCAGCTGCCCAGGACATTCCGCCGAAACCAAACCCGCCCAAACTGGTCAACGACTTTGCCAAACAGCTCAGCGAGACTGAAAAAGCGCAATTGGAACAAAAACTGGTCGCCTACAATGATTCTACTTCTTCGCAGATTGTCATTGTAATCGTTCCCACAACGGGAGACTATCCCATCGCGGATTATGCTTTGAAAATTGGCCGGGAATGGGGCGTTGGGCAAAAGGATAAAGACAATGGAATTGTGCTCCTATGGGCTCCTACGGATCGTAAAGTGTACATTAGCACCGGCTACGGACTCGAAGGAGCCATTCCTGACGCAGTCGCCAAGCGGATCATTTCGCAAGTCATCACGCCTCAGTTTAAGAACGGCCAGTTTTATGAAGGACTGGATCAGGGCGTAGATATGATATTCAAATATGCGACGGGTGAATACAAAGCAGATCCCAAACAGGCTGATGAAGATGGATCGTTTCCACCATTGCTGATTTTTGTAATTATCTTCATCGTGATCATGGTCTTTATGTTCCGCAACCGCAATAATGGTGGTGGACGCGGCGGAAGAGGCGGTTTAGGAGGCTTCGGCGGACCATTATTCTTTCCATATACGACGCACTCAGGTGGAGGAAGCTTTTCCGGAAACTGGGGCGGCGGAGGCGGAGGAGGAGGTGGCTTCGGAGGTTTTGGTGGAGGAAGCTTCGGAGGCGGAGGAGCAGGAGGAGATTATTAG
- a CDS encoding peptide MFS transporter: MSSQISQKHPKGLYVLFFAEMWERFSYYGMRAILLLFLLDSVRGGMSMSAGEAAAIYGLYTASVYLLTLPGGWLADNILGQKKAIWYGGIVIMLGHIILAVPGGSGLFFLGLTTVAVGTGLLKPNISSIVGELYPEGGARRDAAFSIFYMGINLGSFLGIAIVGYLGERVSWHMGFGAAAIGMLLGLVVFRYGSAKYLKGMGDVPPARIATAESDAQKGANKKLGYLFIGALVVLLIILQTSGVLDMTTAQGLAKGAGVIIVIISASYFLFILFAGGLTRVEQYRVLVLIILFLAISLFWAGYEQAGTSLQIFAERHTQRVIGGWEVPSSWFQNFQPTFVLLFAPVLASLWIYLSTKNLNPSIPVKFGAGLILLGLSFFVMVAASNIAVTGELASPLFLTSTYFLHTIGELCVSPVGLSSYTKLAPKRYVSQLMGIWFVGASLGNLIAGIFAGGFDEENIMQMPALFNQVAIITTIFGLILLVFWKPIKGWMGGIS, encoded by the coding sequence ATGTCTTCACAGATATCTCAAAAACATCCCAAAGGCTTGTACGTCTTGTTTTTTGCCGAAATGTGGGAGCGTTTCAGTTACTACGGGATGCGTGCGATACTTTTACTTTTCCTGCTCGATTCTGTGAGGGGCGGAATGTCTATGAGCGCAGGTGAAGCTGCTGCTATTTATGGACTTTATACCGCATCGGTATATCTGCTAACATTACCCGGCGGCTGGCTTGCCGATAATATTTTAGGACAAAAGAAAGCGATTTGGTATGGAGGAATTGTGATTATGTTGGGTCACATTATTCTTGCTGTGCCGGGCGGCTCGGGCTTATTCTTTTTGGGATTGACAACCGTTGCTGTTGGGACAGGTCTGTTAAAGCCCAATATTAGCTCAATTGTTGGAGAGCTTTATCCCGAAGGCGGTGCGCGGCGCGATGCAGCATTCTCCATCTTTTATATGGGGATAAATCTGGGATCATTTCTCGGAATTGCCATTGTGGGATATCTTGGAGAGCGCGTGAGCTGGCATATGGGCTTCGGTGCCGCTGCGATCGGAATGCTTCTGGGCCTGGTTGTTTTCCGTTATGGAAGTGCAAAATATCTGAAAGGAATGGGCGATGTGCCGCCTGCAAGGATCGCAACGGCCGAGTCAGATGCGCAAAAAGGTGCGAACAAAAAGCTTGGTTACCTTTTCATTGGAGCACTCGTCGTGCTCCTGATCATTCTGCAAACTTCCGGCGTTCTTGACATGACCACTGCCCAGGGATTGGCGAAAGGTGCTGGCGTGATCATTGTAATTATCTCTGCTTCCTATTTCCTGTTTATATTGTTTGCGGGCGGACTGACCCGCGTGGAACAATATCGCGTGTTGGTGTTGATCATCTTATTCCTTGCGATTTCGCTGTTTTGGGCTGGATACGAACAAGCTGGAACGTCACTTCAAATCTTCGCCGAGCGGCATACACAAAGAGTCATTGGCGGATGGGAAGTGCCATCGAGCTGGTTCCAGAATTTCCAGCCGACCTTTGTTTTGCTTTTCGCACCGGTTTTGGCGAGTCTCTGGATATATCTTTCGACTAAAAATCTCAACCCATCCATTCCTGTGAAATTCGGTGCAGGATTAATTTTGCTTGGATTGAGCTTTTTTGTAATGGTTGCGGCTTCTAACATTGCGGTTACCGGTGAACTTGCATCTCCGTTATTCCTGACCTCTACTTATTTCCTGCACACCATCGGGGAATTGTGCGTAAGTCCGGTCGGGTTAAGTTCATATACAAAGCTTGCCCCTAAACGCTATGTGAGCCAACTGATGGGCATCTGGTTCGTAGGTGCTTCGCTCGGGAACCTCATCGCCGGGATTTTTGCAGGCGGTTTTGATGAAGAAAACATCATGCAAATGCCCGCATTATTCAATCAGGTAGCCATTATCACAACCATTTTTGGTCTTATTCTGCTTGTTTTCTGGAAGCCGATCAAAGGCTGGATGGGCGGAATCTCGTAG
- a CDS encoding M13 family metallopeptidase — MKLIHLCYATFAVSLAMSACKKESDQEATGEKVPGFNISSLDSTAKACDDFDTYANGGWKKANPIPGTESRWGAFNVLDKENKEVRLRGIIDEIVKLEDRKNGSEEQQIADYYQSYLDTATIEKRAITPLKPYLDKINGVQSLKDLASVSGELQKVGVSSVIGLGVDADLKDSKTNVLYQGQDGLSLGERSYYDRMDSSTVKVRDEFVKHVDKMFALAAFPEQKPGQTILDFETKLAKLQLTNVELRDPVKTYNKMAFKGFQSLTPDFDLEAFADKQDIKTDSIVVQDKLYLQNVNKLLKATPIETLRLYAKWQLLTRFAGYLPKSFDQENFRFFSTVMRGTKQQKARVERAIRSTDGLLGMPLGKLFSKKYFPEEDKKKVSDMIENVRTVYGERIDKLTWMSDSTKAKAHKKLKAFTYKIGYPDKWKDYSSIKIEKDKLFENAIAASLFAHKEEIEKIGKPVDKAEWLMTPQTVNAYYNPLNNEIVFPAGILQPPFYNRNADDAINYGGIIAVIGHEFTHGFDDQGSQFDDEGNLKNWWTTADRANFDKLTKKYIDYFSGIEALPGFKINGALTIGENVADLGGLTLAYYALEKSLKGKAEPAPIDGFNWKQRFFLGWAQVWHMNTTNEALRNQVQTDPHSPAKDRINGPMPHLKEFQAAWNCSPGSKMILPDSARIVIW; from the coding sequence ATGAAATTAATCCATCTATGCTACGCTACATTTGCCGTGTCACTGGCCATGTCGGCTTGTAAAAAGGAAAGTGACCAGGAGGCAACCGGTGAAAAAGTGCCTGGATTTAACATCAGCTCGCTTGACTCCACAGCGAAGGCTTGCGACGATTTTGACACTTACGCCAATGGCGGCTGGAAAAAAGCCAATCCAATTCCCGGAACAGAAAGCCGTTGGGGTGCTTTTAATGTTTTAGACAAAGAAAATAAGGAAGTCAGACTGAGAGGGATCATTGACGAAATCGTCAAGCTGGAAGACCGCAAAAACGGAAGCGAAGAACAGCAGATCGCGGATTATTATCAATCCTATCTGGACACTGCAACCATTGAAAAACGTGCTATCACGCCATTAAAGCCATATTTGGATAAAATCAATGGTGTGCAATCGCTTAAAGATCTGGCTTCGGTTTCGGGTGAATTGCAGAAAGTCGGCGTCTCTTCTGTCATTGGCCTGGGCGTGGACGCGGATTTGAAGGACAGTAAAACGAATGTGCTTTATCAGGGACAGGACGGACTGAGCCTGGGTGAGCGCAGCTATTACGATAGAATGGATTCCAGCACCGTAAAAGTGCGTGATGAGTTTGTAAAACATGTGGATAAAATGTTTGCATTGGCAGCATTTCCTGAGCAAAAGCCAGGGCAGACGATCCTTGATTTTGAAACAAAACTGGCGAAGCTTCAACTAACCAATGTGGAGCTGCGCGACCCGGTGAAAACCTATAACAAAATGGCGTTCAAAGGCTTTCAATCGCTCACGCCGGATTTTGACCTGGAAGCATTTGCAGATAAGCAAGACATTAAGACCGACAGCATTGTTGTTCAAGACAAGCTTTATTTGCAAAATGTAAACAAGCTTTTGAAAGCAACTCCTATTGAGACATTAAGGCTTTATGCAAAGTGGCAGCTGCTGACAAGATTTGCAGGCTATCTCCCAAAAAGCTTCGATCAGGAAAATTTCCGCTTTTTCAGCACGGTAATGCGTGGCACGAAGCAGCAAAAAGCGCGAGTTGAACGTGCGATCCGGTCTACGGACGGCTTGTTAGGAATGCCATTAGGAAAACTGTTTTCCAAAAAATACTTTCCGGAAGAAGACAAGAAGAAAGTTTCTGACATGATCGAAAATGTGCGCACGGTCTACGGCGAACGCATTGACAAACTCACTTGGATGAGCGATTCAACAAAAGCCAAGGCGCACAAAAAGTTAAAAGCATTCACCTATAAAATCGGCTATCCGGACAAATGGAAGGATTATTCATCCATTAAGATTGAGAAAGATAAACTGTTTGAAAACGCCATAGCAGCATCGCTTTTCGCGCATAAGGAAGAAATTGAAAAAATTGGCAAGCCGGTGGATAAGGCTGAATGGCTGATGACTCCGCAAACGGTGAATGCTTATTACAATCCGTTGAACAACGAAATCGTGTTCCCGGCCGGCATTCTGCAACCACCATTCTACAATCGCAATGCGGATGATGCCATTAATTACGGAGGGATTATCGCCGTAATCGGCCACGAATTTACGCACGGATTTGACGATCAGGGATCACAGTTTGATGATGAAGGAAACCTGAAAAACTGGTGGACAACTGCGGATCGCGCGAATTTTGACAAGCTGACCAAAAAGTACATTGATTATTTCAGCGGAATCGAAGCATTACCAGGATTCAAGATCAACGGTGCATTAACGATCGGTGAGAATGTGGCCGACCTTGGCGGATTGACACTTGCCTATTATGCTTTGGAAAAATCATTAAAAGGAAAAGCGGAGCCAGCGCCAATAGACGGCTTCAACTGGAAGCAACGCTTTTTCCTGGGCTGGGCGCAGGTTTGGCATATGAATACAACCAACGAAGCATTAAGAAATCAGGTGCAAACTGATCCGCATTCACCAGCAAAAGACCGCATTAACGGTCCGATGCCACATTTGAAAGAGTTTCAGGCAGCGTGGAATTGCTCGCCGGGAAGCAAAATGATCCTGCCAGATTCGGCCCGGATTGTGATCTGGTAA
- a CDS encoding AraC family transcriptional regulator — MYKIILLLDFAEEYSKSLMKGINAYSKEFGPWIFCRMPLFHRETVGIDGILKWALEWKADGIVGQLYNKDIEKIIQTGIPVIAQDFKERFTEIPNITGGYHEAGQLGADYFLKKGFTNFAFYGFNDIVWSRERAEGFEERLKKRGHQVHYFEHKKARSTELWYYKPSSLSRWLKSLPKPIGLMTCDDNQGQHITEACRQLGIRIPEEVAVLGVDNDEMICDLSDPPLSSIALDAEKGGYDAAKLLDHMIKHGTSEYYDIIVKPVQVITRHSTDIYATNDDHIASSLKYIHQNIDKNLHVDEVVKQVPLSRRALEKRFLEITGYPIYKYIFNLRIEKFTQKLLDTDMSVFEIALDMGLTDSKNIARQFRQAKGCSPSVYRNRYVAGK, encoded by the coding sequence ATGTATAAAATTATCCTCCTACTTGATTTTGCCGAGGAATACAGCAAGAGCCTCATGAAGGGGATTAATGCTTATTCCAAAGAATTCGGGCCATGGATTTTCTGCCGCATGCCGCTTTTTCATCGGGAAACGGTGGGGATTGATGGGATTTTGAAATGGGCATTGGAATGGAAGGCCGACGGCATTGTTGGCCAGCTTTATAATAAGGATATTGAAAAAATTATTCAGACAGGCATTCCGGTCATTGCGCAGGATTTTAAAGAACGTTTTACTGAAATTCCCAACATTACCGGCGGCTATCACGAAGCTGGCCAGCTAGGCGCGGATTATTTTCTCAAAAAGGGTTTTACAAATTTCGCGTTTTACGGTTTTAATGACATCGTTTGGTCAAGAGAAAGGGCAGAGGGTTTTGAGGAGAGATTGAAAAAGCGCGGGCATCAGGTTCATTATTTTGAGCACAAAAAGGCACGCTCGACTGAACTTTGGTATTACAAACCCAGCTCGCTAAGCCGCTGGCTGAAATCATTGCCGAAACCAATCGGCCTGATGACTTGTGACGATAACCAGGGACAGCACATTACCGAAGCTTGCCGGCAACTGGGCATCCGCATTCCTGAGGAAGTTGCGGTTTTGGGTGTGGATAATGATGAAATGATCTGCGACTTATCCGATCCACCACTTTCGAGCATTGCGCTGGACGCCGAAAAAGGCGGTTATGACGCCGCCAAGCTGCTCGATCACATGATCAAACACGGCACTTCGGAATATTATGATATCATCGTGAAGCCCGTTCAGGTCATTACCCGGCATTCCACCGACATTTACGCGACCAATGATGACCATATCGCGTCTTCATTGAAATACATTCACCAGAACATTGATAAAAACCTGCACGTGGATGAGGTTGTGAAACAGGTTCCATTATCACGCCGCGCACTGGAAAAGCGCTTTTTGGAAATTACAGGCTATCCAATTTACAAATACATTTTCAATCTGCGCATTGAAAAATTTACCCAGAAACTGCTCGATACAGACATGTCGGTTTTTGAAATTGCGCTGGATATGGGCTTGACGGATAGTAAAAATATAGCCCGCCAATTCAGGCAGGCTAAGGGTTGTAGTCCAAGTGTTTACAGAAACAGATATGTCGCTGGCAAATGA